The Candidatus Marinimicrobia bacterium CG08_land_8_20_14_0_20_45_22 genome contains the following window.
TCTTTCATTGCCATCACGAGTGCATGAATTCCCGGCGCGGCAATGCCGTCGTCATTCGTTATCAGGATGTAGGGTTTGATTTCCATAGAAAAAATCCAGTAGTCGAAGAATCGTTTTCTTCAGTTCTGAGCGTTCGCAAATCATGTCTATAAAGCCCTTTTCCAGAAGGAATTCTGAACGCTGAAATCCTTCCGGCAATTCGTGCCCGATCGTCTGTTTGATGACGCGCGGACCGGCAAATCCGACAAACGCACCCGGTTCTGCTATGATGATATCGCCAAGCATCGAAAAACTCGCAGTCGTTCCACCTGCAGTCGGATCGGCAAGAACCGAAATGTAGAGACCACCGGCATCGTGAAATTGCGCCAGTTTCGCGCTGGTCTTTGCCATCTGCATAAGCGAAAGAATGCCTTCCTGCATCCGCGCACCGCCAGATTGTGAAACAATGATCAGCGGGACTTTCAATTCAATCGCTTTATCGATGGCGCGGGCAATCTTTTCCCCAACGACCGAACCCATCGATCCGCCGATAAATCGAAAATCCATCACGCAGATTACGATGGCGTGTTTTCCGATCATTCCCGTTCCGGTGATCACCGCTTCGTTGATGCCGGTGTCCGTGATCGCTTCCTTCAATTGCTCATCATAACGTTTGGAAGCCTTGAATTCCAGCGGATCTGTCGAGCAAATATCGGCGTTGAATTCCTCGAATTTCCCATTTAATAAAATTTGCAGATAATCGTAATACGGAATTCGGAAATGATGGCGGCATTGCGGGCAAACCCAGAAATTTTTCTCCAGTTCTCGCTTGTATAAATATTCCGAAC
Protein-coding sequences here:
- a CDS encoding acetyl-CoA carboxylase carboxyl transferase subunit beta, with the translated sequence MADWFKRTKQGLLGSKKKVIPDGLWLKCPTCSEYLYKRELEKNFWVCPQCRHHFRIPYYDYLQILLNGKFEEFNADICSTDPLEFKASKRYDEQLKEAITDTGINEAVITGTGMIGKHAIVICVMDFRFIGGSMGSVVGEKIARAIDKAIELKVPLIIVSQSGGARMQEGILSLMQMAKTSAKLAQFHDAGGLYISVLADPTAGGTTASFSMLGDIIIAEPGAFVGFAGPRVIKQTIGHELPEGFQRSEFLLEKGFIDMICERSELKKTILRLLDFFYGNQTLHPDNE